In Chryseobacterium camelliae, one DNA window encodes the following:
- a CDS encoding adenylate kinase, protein MISLEHLGTRICIIGPSSGGKSTLAKALAEKLQAEVCHLDQLAHLPGTDWEPRDRILFKKEHDRFLSENNVWIIEGNYSFLMQERFGAATAVIWLDFKVTGSVLRYIIRSFKNSDSRPGNLEGATRQFSFSLIRYIIFRAPKNRGKYRELIANTNVRLLYLNSFRELKDYYRFWKLKR, encoded by the coding sequence ATGATATCGTTAGAGCATTTAGGAACAAGAATCTGTATCATCGGTCCCAGTTCAGGAGGAAAATCTACCCTGGCAAAAGCATTGGCAGAAAAATTACAGGCTGAGGTATGCCATCTTGATCAGTTGGCGCACCTGCCGGGAACCGATTGGGAACCCAGGGATCGAATCCTGTTCAAGAAAGAGCATGACCGGTTTCTGTCAGAAAACAATGTATGGATCATTGAGGGAAACTACAGTTTTTTAATGCAGGAGCGGTTTGGTGCTGCTACAGCAGTTATATGGCTGGATTTTAAAGTGACCGGTTCTGTATTGCGGTATATTATTCGTTCATTTAAAAATTCAGATTCGCGGCCGGGAAATCTTGAAGGTGCAACCCGACAGTTTAGCTTCTCGCTGATCCGGTATATAATATTCAGGGCGCCTAAAAACCGAGGGAAATACAGAGAACTGATAGCAAACACTAACGTCCGGTTGCTATATTTAAATTCGTTCCGGGAACTGAAGGACTATTACCGTTTCTGGAAATTAAAAAGATAA
- a CDS encoding OmpA family protein codes for MKNTALVLALAIAVLSCNQKSKEKTDATSQTEMQASEQKPQSDSTAAFDIEKIPYSNADLGTFPFFTLPKGLKEMNKPLQKDFDVCFFPINGVMKPFEGKLYKTFVQADEGTQFSQRYFEKSMEDYLKSIGAVKVFDGTITKEEYDRYHEQDPNKGGEGDIGYDGEQIKVYVIRSKDQGNIFVQYSATNASGKLNILQEKGFKQTMSKITADDIVKDLAEKGKSILYINFDTDKSSITADGKDVVSQIAEALKKDSNLNISIEGHTDNTGDAAHNKKLSNDRANAVMAALISQGISKSRLSAKGFGAERPLVANDSEDNKAKNRRVELVKIK; via the coding sequence ATGAAAAACACAGCACTTGTATTAGCCCTGGCCATCGCGGTCCTCTCCTGCAATCAGAAGTCAAAGGAAAAAACAGATGCAACCAGCCAAACAGAAATGCAGGCGTCTGAACAAAAGCCGCAAAGTGACAGCACGGCTGCATTTGACATTGAAAAAATCCCTTACTCCAATGCCGACCTGGGTACTTTTCCTTTTTTCACGCTGCCTAAAGGGCTGAAAGAAATGAACAAACCTTTACAAAAAGATTTCGATGTATGCTTTTTCCCGATCAACGGCGTGATGAAGCCTTTTGAAGGGAAGTTGTACAAAACCTTTGTGCAGGCTGATGAAGGGACTCAGTTTTCGCAGCGCTACTTTGAAAAAAGCATGGAAGATTACCTGAAGTCCATAGGAGCAGTGAAAGTTTTTGACGGAACCATTACCAAAGAAGAATATGACCGGTACCATGAACAGGATCCTAATAAAGGCGGTGAAGGAGACATTGGCTATGACGGCGAGCAGATCAAGGTGTATGTGATACGCAGCAAAGACCAGGGCAATATCTTTGTCCAATATTCTGCTACTAATGCTTCGGGAAAACTTAATATCTTACAGGAAAAAGGGTTTAAGCAGACCATGAGTAAGATTACGGCAGATGACATCGTAAAAGACCTGGCTGAAAAAGGAAAGTCCATCCTGTACATTAATTTCGATACAGATAAATCAAGCATTACAGCTGATGGCAAAGATGTCGTGAGCCAGATTGCAGAAGCCCTGAAGAAAGACAGCAATTTAAATATTTCCATCGAAGGGCATACAGACAATACCGGAGATGCGGCACATAACAAAAAGCTGTCTAATGACCGCGCTAATGCTGTTATGGCAGCCCTGATCAGTCAAGGCATATCAAAATCACGTCTATCGGCCAAAGGTTTTGGTGCTGAACGTCCGTTGGTAGCGAATGACTCCGAAGACAATAAGGCGAAAAACCGCCGTGTCGAACTGGTTAAAATTAAATAA
- a CDS encoding sensor histidine kinase yields MEKAQKDHSLSVIGYQAVFWTALFFFGLAQAYSHNGDESLKEIILYNLCHLLFEIVTANMIYYFLVRHFFDRKRYVLFIINTLIAVYLFSVLNRIFIVYAAEPFFSSEPQDSLGAIITDLNYLLTHYAFPIITISFIFICFMHILRYKNEKQDRIRLQKEKAELELKVLKSSLNPHFLFNTLNNIYSLSLNHPEDTPESIAGLADIFDYVIYKGPQKLIRITDEMAVIERYMELEKLRYGSNFHIEKAVNVSTENMIPPLLYLSLVENAFKHGGNAKGGLNISLELHADEMESVLRVQNSCFGERHDTEAGIGLKNIEEQLKLYYQNNFQLNIREDPKYFSVEMITPAKL; encoded by the coding sequence ATGGAAAAGGCACAAAAAGATCATTCACTTTCGGTGATAGGCTACCAGGCAGTATTCTGGACGGCTCTTTTCTTTTTCGGACTGGCCCAGGCTTACAGCCATAACGGAGATGAAAGTCTAAAGGAAATTATCCTTTATAATCTGTGTCATCTGCTGTTTGAAATCGTCACGGCCAATATGATATACTACTTTCTTGTCCGTCATTTTTTTGACCGTAAACGATACGTACTGTTTATCATCAATACACTTATCGCCGTTTACCTTTTCTCTGTCCTCAATCGCATTTTCATTGTTTATGCTGCTGAACCTTTTTTCTCGTCCGAGCCTCAGGATAGTCTGGGAGCAATCATAACCGATCTCAATTACCTGCTGACTCATTATGCCTTCCCGATAATCACAATATCGTTTATTTTCATCTGTTTCATGCATATCCTGCGATATAAAAATGAAAAACAGGACCGTATACGGTTACAGAAAGAAAAAGCAGAACTTGAGCTGAAGGTTTTGAAATCCAGCCTGAACCCTCATTTTCTGTTCAACACGCTTAATAATATCTATTCCCTTTCTCTTAACCACCCCGAAGATACTCCTGAATCAATTGCCGGTCTGGCTGACATTTTTGATTATGTGATTTACAAAGGACCGCAAAAATTAATCAGGATTACCGATGAAATGGCAGTCATTGAGCGTTACATGGAACTGGAAAAACTCCGTTATGGCAGCAATTTTCACATTGAAAAGGCTGTTAATGTGTCCACTGAAAATATGATCCCTCCTCTACTGTACCTTTCGCTGGTTGAAAATGCATTCAAACATGGCGGTAACGCAAAAGGCGGCCTTAACATCTCGCTGGAGCTGCATGCAGATGAGATGGAGTCAGTACTCAGGGTTCAAAACAGCTGCTTCGGGGAGAGACATGATACTGAAGCGGGAATAGGACTGAAAAATATTGAAGAGCAGTTGAAGCTGTATTATCAGAATAATTTTCAACTGAATATCCGTGAAGATCCAAAATACTTTAGTGTAGAAATGATAACCCCTGCCAAATTATGA
- a CDS encoding MFS transporter has translation MENSKSHAVQTTAIVYPILFMISFSHFLNDLIQSTIPSLYPILKGEFRLSFAQIGMITLVFQLTASIFQPFVGYYTDKKPNPRSLAIGMGLSMAGLLLLAAAHQYYVILISVALIGMGSSVFHPEASRVAQLASGGQKGLAQSIFQVGGNSGSAIGPLLVALIVLPLGQGYVGLFAVAALIGIIVLWRIGNWYAERLSFKKKVSHSDTVITVQLSRRKIMFSISVLLALVFSKYIYLASMTNYFTFFLIDKFHVSVQDSQLYLFMFLASVAVGTLLGGRLGDRYGRKKIIWISILGAAPFTLCLPYLSLFWTVAFAVLIGLIIASAFSAILVFATDLLPNKIGLVAGLFFGFMFGMGGIGSAVLGAIADDTSIEYVFKICAFLPLMGIITAFLPNIKGNKITAGTNTQSE, from the coding sequence ATGGAAAATTCAAAATCCCATGCCGTACAGACCACAGCAATAGTCTACCCTATTCTGTTTATGATCAGTTTCTCGCATTTCCTGAATGACCTTATCCAATCTACCATCCCTTCACTGTATCCTATCCTGAAGGGTGAATTCCGTTTGTCATTTGCTCAGATTGGGATGATCACTCTGGTATTTCAGCTTACGGCATCTATCTTTCAGCCTTTCGTTGGTTATTATACAGACAAAAAGCCCAATCCGAGATCACTGGCGATTGGTATGGGTTTGTCGATGGCCGGATTGCTGCTGTTGGCGGCAGCACATCAGTATTACGTTATTCTCATTTCGGTTGCACTTATCGGGATGGGCTCATCAGTATTTCATCCGGAGGCATCCAGGGTTGCCCAGTTAGCATCAGGCGGACAGAAAGGGCTTGCTCAATCGATCTTTCAGGTAGGCGGAAATTCTGGAAGTGCAATAGGACCTCTGCTCGTTGCTCTGATTGTCCTTCCTTTAGGTCAGGGTTATGTAGGCCTGTTTGCTGTAGCTGCACTGATTGGTATTATTGTATTATGGAGGATCGGAAACTGGTATGCTGAAAGGCTATCCTTTAAGAAGAAAGTTTCACATTCAGATACTGTGATCACTGTTCAGTTGTCACGAAGAAAAATCATGTTTTCCATCAGCGTCCTTCTCGCTCTTGTATTTTCGAAATACATTTACCTGGCTTCCATGACGAATTACTTTACGTTCTTCCTCATTGATAAATTCCATGTTTCAGTGCAGGATTCCCAGCTGTACCTGTTTATGTTCCTGGCTTCGGTGGCGGTAGGCACATTATTGGGAGGAAGACTGGGCGACCGCTACGGAAGGAAGAAAATCATCTGGATTTCCATCCTGGGAGCAGCTCCTTTCACACTTTGCCTCCCTTACCTGAGTTTATTCTGGACAGTAGCTTTTGCTGTATTAATAGGACTCATCATTGCTTCCGCATTTTCGGCGATTCTGGTGTTTGCCACAGATCTGCTGCCTAACAAAATCGGATTGGTTGCAGGACTTTTCTTCGGATTCATGTTCGGTATGGGAGGTATCGGCTCTGCTGTACTGGGAGCCATTGCAGATGATACCAGCATTGAATATGTCTTTAAAATATGTGCCTTTTTACCTCTGATGGGCATCATTACGGCATTCCTGCCCAATATAAAGGGAAATAAAATAACCGCCGGAACAAATACTCAGTCGGAATAA
- a CDS encoding VOC family protein: protein MKARLSDVILYVRDVDHLKKFYTNHFGLEVIEEDPVWALLNAGNISIGLHKMGEQYLQPLPSGHQFDNNTKIVFEIDQDIQAARAEMISNGINMREIKTFDSYDFWLCDGSDPEGNVFQLKSRKK, encoded by the coding sequence ATGAAAGCACGGTTGTCTGATGTGATATTGTATGTACGGGATGTCGATCATTTAAAAAAATTCTATACGAATCATTTCGGCCTTGAGGTTATAGAGGAAGATCCTGTATGGGCATTGCTGAATGCCGGGAATATTTCTATCGGGCTACACAAAATGGGTGAACAATACCTGCAGCCATTACCTTCCGGTCATCAGTTTGACAACAATACCAAAATCGTTTTCGAAATCGATCAGGATATCCAGGCAGCGAGAGCCGAAATGATCTCTAATGGGATCAATATGAGGGAAATCAAGACCTTTGATTCCTATGATTTCTGGCTCTGCGACGGTAGCGATCCGGAAGGCAATGTTTTTCAGCTGAAAAGCAGGAAAAAATGA
- a CDS encoding Imm7 family immunity protein, translated as MFEYKGWITLSFDSYEENFLKLKEQIIFLDECIDKYNNSSQFAKIVNCNENYVLSLIAVTNHENGILEDIKALLSLIAKVLPASYGVIFYRDQEGSHSNNYFVIRLSKGTVEEFTDVILSPCLPVIEN; from the coding sequence ATGTTTGAATATAAAGGTTGGATTACTTTATCATTTGATTCTTATGAAGAAAATTTTCTTAAATTAAAAGAACAAATAATTTTTTTAGATGAGTGTATTGATAAATATAATAATTCTTCGCAGTTTGCTAAAATTGTAAATTGCAACGAAAATTATGTTCTGTCATTAATCGCTGTAACAAATCATGAGAATGGTATTTTAGAAGATATAAAAGCTTTATTAAGCCTGATTGCAAAAGTTCTACCAGCTTCGTATGGAGTAATTTTCTATAGAGACCAAGAAGGGAGCCACAGCAATAATTATTTTGTAATCAGATTATCAAAGGGAACAGTTGAAGAATTTACAGATGTGATTTTAAGCCCATGTTTGCCTGTTATTGAGAACTAA
- a CDS encoding LytR/AlgR family response regulator transcription factor encodes MITCIIVDDEPLAIELLENHIRKIEKLQLVGKARNAIEAHAILQQQDVDLIFLDIQMPHLSGIDLMKSLAVKPKVIFTTAFREFAVEGFELEAVDYILKPITFERFFRAVDKVARNTVIEKPESAIMIRADGINRKIRTDDIIFIESQGNDVKLCLNHTVYLTKYTITDLTERLSENGFIRIHRSFLFNPKYVTGYTNSEIVMGNCTIPVGRNYREKFNAFVTTYSKAK; translated from the coding sequence ATGATTACCTGCATCATCGTCGATGACGAACCCCTGGCTATCGAACTACTGGAAAACCATATCAGAAAAATAGAAAAGCTTCAGCTTGTCGGGAAAGCCAGGAATGCAATAGAAGCACATGCAATTCTCCAGCAACAGGATGTAGACCTGATATTTTTGGACATCCAGATGCCTCACCTAAGCGGGATCGACCTGATGAAATCGCTGGCTGTGAAACCGAAGGTGATTTTCACCACCGCTTTCAGAGAATTTGCTGTTGAAGGGTTCGAGCTTGAAGCGGTTGACTATATTCTTAAACCGATCACTTTTGAACGGTTTTTCAGGGCTGTTGACAAAGTAGCAAGAAATACAGTCATTGAAAAACCTGAGAGTGCGATCATGATCAGAGCCGACGGGATCAACAGAAAGATCAGAACGGATGATATTATATTCATCGAAAGTCAGGGTAATGATGTGAAATTATGCCTGAACCATACGGTTTACCTGACTAAATATACGATTACGGATTTAACAGAACGGCTTTCAGAGAACGGTTTTATAAGGATCCACCGTTCGTTTTTGTTTAATCCGAAGTATGTTACCGGCTACACCAATTCTGAAATTGTAATGGGTAATTGTACAATTCCTGTAGGGAGGAATTATAGAGAGAAATTCAACGCATTTGTTACAACATATTCTAAAGCAAAGTAA
- a CDS encoding RHS repeat-associated core domain-containing protein: MLYSLLKLLFGETRVMHQERTVYSNPYKFNAKELDSETALYYYGARYYNPRLSIWYGVDPLAVYDPVMQSQFYGDGEHNGGVYNQGNLNPYIYCYQNPIKYIDPNGKQSLSYNIYGDNSETRSQVAGQYLELTKEINMIAAGLTDGFLTGGLGTRFMLAYEVGSAYHSMEMQSYWRSRGNETAAQKYEQEGAGATKNLVIWGALEGVGAIARKAFSQSLFDVLPTNMKFDKGAHELAKEIGGKAQARFRYSNREYDAISDTWIGQHKPGLTSSFGKSFRNQAKATFEDAKATGRGVYYKFDSKPAQEVINKLSEYSKRYNVKLEIKY; this comes from the coding sequence ATATTATATAGCCTCTTAAAATTACTTTTTGGAGAGACCAGGGTAATGCATCAGGAGCGAACAGTTTACAGCAACCCGTATAAGTTTAATGCGAAAGAATTAGACAGCGAAACCGCTCTTTATTACTATGGCGCAAGGTATTATAATCCTAGACTGAGCATCTGGTATGGTGTGGATCCGCTGGCGGTATACGATCCTGTAATGCAAAGTCAGTTTTACGGTGATGGTGAGCATAATGGTGGGGTTTATAATCAGGGTAATCTTAATCCATATATTTATTGTTATCAGAATCCCATTAAATATATTGATCCTAATGGGAAGCAGTCATTAAGTTATAATATATATGGAGATAACTCTGAAACGAGATCACAGGTTGCTGGTCAATATTTGGAGTTAACTAAAGAAATTAATATGATTGCAGCAGGCCTTACGGATGGTTTCCTTACAGGTGGATTGGGAACAAGATTTATGCTTGCATACGAAGTTGGGAGTGCTTATCATAGCATGGAAATGCAATCTTACTGGAGAAGCAGAGGAAATGAAACTGCAGCTCAAAAATATGAGCAAGAAGGAGCTGGAGCAACTAAGAATTTAGTGATTTGGGGGGCCTTAGAAGGTGTTGGTGCTATTGCAAGAAAAGCTTTTTCACAATCTTTATTTGATGTTTTACCGACGAATATGAAATTTGACAAAGGTGCTCATGAATTAGCTAAGGAAATTGGAGGAAAAGCTCAAGCTAGATTCAGATATTCAAACAGAGAGTATGATGCTATCTCCGATACTTGGATTGGACAGCATAAGCCTGGGCTTACGAGCTCATTTGGCAAATCTTTTAGAAATCAAGCAAAAGCAACGTTTGAAGATGCAAAAGCTACCGGAAGGGGGGTCTACTATAAATTTGATTCAAAACCTGCACAAGAAGTAATAAATAAGCTAAGTGAATATTCTAAGAGATACAATGTGAAACTTGAAATAAAATATTAA
- a CDS encoding SDR family oxidoreductase, producing MEKQITRRNAIGKLATTLAFAAVAPAAMAQSSKTTPKNGSGPGLTDPTTKYPRPPFKKQPQPFPGLGSKMTPVPDHGEESYVGSGRLMGRKALVTGGDSGIGRAAAIAYAREGADVAINYLPEEESDAREVVALIQKAGRKAVAIPGDIRNEAFCAQLIAQTVQQLGGLDILVNNAGYQQSHDSILDISTEEFDRTMKTNIYAPFWITKAALPHLKPGSCIIGTSSVQAYDPSENLYDYAQTKAATTSYVKSLAKQLGPKGIRVNGVAPGPVWTPLQVCGGQTQDNVQVFGKDTPLGRPGQPAELASIFVQLAASDASYATGQVYGAAGGGGQP from the coding sequence ATGGAAAAGCAAATTACCAGAAGAAATGCCATTGGCAAGTTAGCTACTACCCTGGCCTTTGCAGCAGTTGCTCCGGCAGCGATGGCCCAATCTAGTAAAACTACCCCTAAAAACGGTTCAGGACCCGGACTTACCGATCCTACCACTAAATATCCAAGACCGCCATTTAAGAAGCAGCCGCAGCCGTTTCCTGGCCTTGGGAGCAAAATGACTCCCGTACCCGATCATGGTGAAGAAAGCTATGTAGGATCAGGAAGGCTTATGGGAAGAAAAGCCCTGGTTACCGGAGGCGATTCGGGAATTGGAAGAGCTGCAGCTATTGCCTACGCCCGTGAAGGAGCCGATGTTGCCATCAATTACCTTCCGGAAGAAGAATCCGATGCACGTGAAGTCGTAGCATTAATCCAGAAGGCCGGCCGTAAGGCGGTCGCAATTCCGGGAGACATCCGTAATGAAGCCTTCTGTGCACAATTGATTGCCCAGACCGTACAGCAGCTCGGAGGGTTGGATATCCTGGTTAACAACGCAGGTTACCAGCAAAGCCATGATTCTATCCTTGATATCAGTACTGAGGAATTCGACAGGACCATGAAGACGAATATTTATGCTCCATTCTGGATTACCAAGGCTGCATTGCCCCATCTGAAACCGGGTTCATGCATCATCGGGACTTCATCTGTCCAGGCCTATGACCCGTCGGAAAACTTATATGATTATGCCCAAACAAAAGCGGCAACCACCAGTTATGTAAAGTCTCTGGCCAAACAGCTCGGACCAAAAGGCATCCGTGTCAACGGCGTAGCACCCGGACCAGTCTGGACTCCGCTTCAGGTCTGCGGCGGTCAAACCCAGGACAATGTACAGGTTTTCGGGAAAGACACTCCTCTGGGCAGACCCGGACAACCTGCCGAATTAGCCTCTATATTTGTCCAGCTTGCTGCTTCGGATGCAAGTTATGCTACAGGACAGGTTTATGGTGCTGCGGGAGGCGGTGGACAGCCTTAG
- a CDS encoding ankyrin repeat domain-containing protein produces MRKIIILFSLLLMVEACNKIDQDKKVDKNNLLGADYRLFQDTPAWNLAKAVWGDDVDRIDEEVKKNPQIINYQEKKYGNTLLNLSIYNDNYKGFKELLKLGANPNIADLMHCSSPLITACESFDDKTKYVEELIRYKAEVNFIECDEGKQEQKTNRTPLICASFTGNLRTVKTLIRNGAKINFTNNKQAGSALGIATLSRNYDIVLYLLQQGADCRMVLYKKYGNDNSEISIYMKEWINDEADHSVKEYSEIKKLLKKKGCL; encoded by the coding sequence ATGAGAAAAATCATAATACTATTTTCACTGTTATTGATGGTCGAAGCTTGTAATAAAATCGACCAAGATAAGAAAGTTGATAAGAATAACCTTTTAGGAGCAGATTACAGACTATTTCAGGATACTCCTGCTTGGAATTTAGCTAAAGCTGTTTGGGGTGATGATGTGGATAGAATAGATGAAGAAGTAAAAAAAAATCCTCAAATAATCAATTATCAGGAAAAAAAATATGGAAATACCCTTTTGAATCTTAGTATTTATAATGATAACTATAAGGGCTTCAAAGAACTATTAAAACTAGGTGCAAATCCAAATATTGCTGATTTAATGCATTGTAGCTCTCCTTTGATTACCGCCTGTGAAAGTTTTGATGATAAAACTAAGTATGTAGAGGAACTGATTAGATACAAAGCAGAAGTGAATTTTATAGAATGTGACGAGGGAAAGCAGGAACAGAAAACAAACAGAACACCATTGATTTGCGCTTCTTTCACAGGAAATTTGCGTACAGTTAAAACCCTTATTAGGAATGGAGCAAAAATAAACTTTACTAACAATAAGCAAGCTGGATCAGCACTTGGGATAGCAACTTTATCACGTAATTATGATATTGTTCTATATCTTTTGCAACAAGGAGCAGATTGTAGAATGGTTTTATATAAAAAATATGGAAATGATAATAGTGAAATATCTATTTACATGAAAGAATGGATTAATGATGAAGCTGATCATTCAGTTAAAGAATATTCTGAGATAAAAAAACTTTTGAAGAAAAAAGGATGTTTATAA
- a CDS encoding FadR/GntR family transcriptional regulator, with protein sequence MQILKKTLAQEVADRLTNEILNGDYAVGEKLPIEPELMKIYGVGRSSIREAIKILSIQGILQVQQGVGTFIMSRNAEESLDSQMQKSNAAEIQEVRSILDAKIAAKAALYRSEKDLKTIKQYLDDRGRLADENNASECYQADINFHTAIAESCGNRLLKEIYSVACRHLMKFFEVSHKNEVEFFKLSQKIHTDLYEAIEKKDSETAARIAQFIVDRIY encoded by the coding sequence ATGCAAATCCTTAAAAAGACATTAGCACAGGAAGTAGCCGACCGTTTAACGAATGAGATTCTTAATGGTGACTATGCAGTGGGTGAGAAATTGCCTATTGAACCTGAGCTGATGAAAATCTATGGCGTCGGCCGCTCCAGCATCCGGGAAGCGATAAAAATCTTATCTATACAAGGGATTTTACAGGTGCAGCAGGGTGTTGGGACATTTATCATGTCAAGGAATGCTGAAGAATCTTTGGATTCTCAGATGCAGAAATCCAATGCTGCAGAAATCCAGGAAGTCCGTTCTATACTGGATGCAAAAATAGCAGCGAAGGCCGCTCTTTATCGCAGCGAAAAAGATCTGAAGACTATTAAACAATATTTAGATGACAGGGGCAGGCTGGCCGACGAAAATAATGCCTCGGAATGTTATCAGGCTGACATCAATTTTCATACGGCGATAGCCGAATCTTGCGGCAATAGGCTTTTAAAAGAAATTTACAGCGTAGCATGCAGGCATCTGATGAAATTTTTTGAAGTAAGCCATAAAAATGAAGTGGAATTTTTCAAGCTTTCACAGAAAATCCATACAGATCTTTACGAAGCTATTGAAAAGAAAGATTCTGAAACAGCTGCCCGCATTGCTCAATTTATTGTGGACAGAATATATTAA